The segment CTGCACTGCCTCGACGTGCCGTTCTGGTTCGACTGTCTCGACCTCGACGGCGTGGTCGCGATCGCGGGCGACAGCCCGCCCCGCTCGCTCGCCGATGCGGTGCACGGGTCGGCGGTGGCGCTCGTCCGCGATCGCGACCCGGGGTGGCCGACGTGGGCGAGTGCGCCGGGCACGGCGCGCGTCTTCGGCGGCCCGTCCTCCGCGCCTGACGTGGTGCGGGACGCCTTCGCAAGCGTCGCCGCGCTGGTCTGACGCTCCCTCACGCGGCGATCCGCCTTCACGCGGCGATCCGCGCTCCGTCAGATCCGCGGAATGGTCGAAAGCCGCCGAATGGCGAGGCGTCAGCGCAGCGCGGGGATGACCTGACGCTCGAACTCGCTCACGCCCGAGCGGTCGTACGCGTGCTCGGGGAAGTAATGGATGGCATATCCGAGGCCCCGGTCGCGAAGCGCGGCGAGGCGCTCGGCGACCTGTTCGGGGGTGCCCACGAGTCCGCGGTCGGAGTGGTATTCGGCCATGAAGGCCGCCGTCCGGTCGCCGAGGTACGGGGCGACGCGCTGCTCGATGCGGTCCAGACGCGCCGCGACATCCTTCTCGTTCTCGCCGATGACGGTGTTGAAGTTCGCCGACCGCACGATCTCCGCCTGGTCGCGACCGAGGTCGTCGGCGTGTGCCCGCAGGATCTCGTCCTTGCGGGTGAACTCCTCCGGATCACTCGACCAGTTCGTGTACTGCGCATACTTGGCCGCGATCTTGAGCGTCACCTTCTCGCCGCCGCCGGCGATCCACAGGGGAATCCCGCCCTCCTGCAGGGGCAGCGGGCGCACGAGTGCGCCGTCGACGTCGTAGTGGCGGCCGTGGAGCGTGGCGGTCCCGGTCGTCC is part of the Microbacterium sp. ET2 genome and harbors:
- a CDS encoding LLM class F420-dependent oxidoreductase; the protein is MRYGLFIPQGWRHDLVDIDPADQWRVMRELAQHADRGPWESLWVYDHFHTVPVPSEEATHEAWTLMASFAAVTDRIRLGQMCTCMGYRNPAYLAKVAATVDIVSGGRTEMGIGGGWYEHEWRAYGYGFPKIGDRLGMLEEGVEIMRQAWTTGTATLHGRHYDVDGALVRPLPLQEGGIPLWIAGGGEKVTLKIAAKYAQYTNWSSDPEEFTRKDEILRAHADDLGRDQAEIVRSANFNTVIGENEKDVAARLDRIEQRVAPYLGDRTAAFMAEYHSDRGLVGTPEQVAERLAALRDRGLGYAIHYFPEHAYDRSGVSEFERQVIPALR